Genomic DNA from Hyperolius riggenbachi isolate aHypRig1 chromosome 10, aHypRig1.pri, whole genome shotgun sequence:
GTTTATCTTTGTATCATTCAGTCATTAAATCCTACAGTGTATGTCTTATCCTATGAATGCCAAACTGATTATTCCTTTTGGAGAAGTAATATCTCTAAGTTTTCAGGAAACTGAAAATTCAAGATTATTTTCCTTAAAAACCTCATCAGTGTACCTCCGGACCACCTGATGTGGaggccatatgaaaggcccatcttcattcctcagtataacatcatgttacCAACACatgtgggggagatactgtacaccatatgaaaggcccacctccattcctcagtataacatcatagtaccaacaaatgaggaggagatactgtacaccatatgaaaggcccatctccattcctcagtataacatcatagtaccaacaaatgaggaggagatactgcacatcatatgaaaggcccatctccattcctcagtataacatcatagtaccaacaaatgaggaggagatacagtacaccatatgaaaggcccatctccattcctcagtataacatcatagtaccaacaaatgaggaggagatacagtacaccatatgaaaggcccatctccattcctcagtataacatcatagcaccaacaaatgaggaggagatactgtacagcaggggtcaggaacctttttggctgagagagccataaatgccacatattttaaaatgtaattacgtgagagccatacagtatgtttcaaactggcacagtgcgcatgcgcagcagagggctcatgtccctgttgtcatggtgatgtgtatacagttgatccgccaggcagcggaagtgtcagacatgtcttcagcttttCTTGAGTTTCagtaacatcagcaatttccccgagagccagacaggagaaatactgactaacagcttgtacaattagctagctgacttgggggttgattcactttataggacgagatccccgcactttggcccaataggctgcctgtcaagtgacaggcagcctattgggccaatcaaagtgcagggatctcatcctacaaagtcactggatctgacagggtccagggtgggacaattagagcggctgttagttttggggaagtgtaagttagtggtgcatgctacagcagtagcgtgcctaattTGAGAATAAtaattgcgctgccacactaagctgtggtacttgagcagtgtagcttagtgaatcaacccctactgatttgttcgagagccagatgtagccatcaaaagagccacatctggctcgtgagccataggttccctaccccagctgtacaccatatgaaaggcccatctccatgcctcagtataacatcatagtaccaacaaatgaggaagaaatactgtacatcatatgaaaggcccatctccattcctcagtataacatcatagtgccaacaaatgaggaggaaatactgtacaccatatgaaaggcccatctccattcctcagtataatatgttcccaacaaatgaggaggagatactgtacaccatatgaaaggttcatctccattcctcagtataacatcatagtaccaacaaatgaggaggagatactgtacaccatatgaaaggttcatctccattcctcagtataacatcatagtaccaacaaatgaggaggagatactgtacaccatatgagaggtccatctccattcctcagtataacatcatagtaccaacaaatgaggaggagatactgtacaccatatgaaaggcccatctccattcctcagtataacatcatagtaccaataaATGAGGagtagatactgtacaccatatgaaaggcccatctccattcctcattaTAATAACACcacagtaccaacaaatgaggaggagattctgtacaccatatgaaaggcccatctccattcctcagtataacatcatagcaccaacaaatgaggaggagatactgtacaccatatgagaggtccatctccattcctcagtataacatcatagcaccaacaaatgagggggagatactgtacaccatatgaaaggcccatctctattcctcagtatagcatcatagcaccaacaaataagggggagatactgtacaccatatgaaaggcccatctccattcctcagtataacatcatagcaccaacaaatgagatggagatactgtacaccatatgaaagacccatctccattcctcagtataacatcatagtaccaacaaatgaggaggagatactgtacaccatatgaaaggcccatctccattcctcagtgtaacatcctagtaccaacaaatgaggaggagatactgtacaccatatgaaaggcccatctccattcctcagtataacatcatagtaccaacaaatgaggaggggatactgtacaccatatgaaaggcccatctccattgctcagtataacatcatagtaccaacaaatgaggaggagatactgtgcaccatatgaaaggcccatctccattcctcagtataacatcatagtaccaacaaatgaggaggagatattgtacaccatatgaaaggcccatctccattccccagtataacatcatagtaccagcgAAAGAGGAAGAGATATTGTACACCATATGCAAAGCCCACTTCTAATCATTATACATTGTTTTCCTGCAGATGGACactatgtcagaaacaccttgaagggacatcatatattacctccAGGTTGGAATACAGGAGATAATAACATCACACAGTGTTCTCCAGGAGGAATCCCCGATCATAAACTTCACAATGCTAACTATGTAAATGGATCAGGAAATATCTCTGATTGCACAGAATATTCTGATAAATCCAATCTTAATAATACACGTAGCAGATTGCACAGAGAGGATCATTCAAATGAACTATCTAATTCTACAGAGTCCCCCAGTAATTTAAGCCCACTTAGAGATGGAGATGCTGACATATGTTCTGAAAATAATAAAAGTTCAGGGAAGAAGATACattacaaaaacaaagaaaaaacggGCTGGAGTCCTCATCAATGTTCTGTGTGTGGAAAATGTTCTAGCTCCAAAGCAGAGCTTCTAGTGCATCAAAGAAAACACACAGGTGAGCGTCCTTTcgtttgttcagagtgtggaaaagGTTTCACCCATAAAGGAGGCCTAAACACACATCAAAGAACCCACACAGGTGAACGTCCTTTTTCATGTCCagactgtgggaaatgtttcgcTAGAAGTGAAGTCCTTCGTGTACATCAGAGAatacacactggtgaaaagccgttCTCTTGTTTAGAGTGCGGTAAAAGTTTCACACGCAGAGGAGAGCTACTCTCGCACCAGAAAAATCATACAGGTGAGTATCctttttcatgttctgagtgtgggaaagcttTTGTTCATAGAGAAGGCCTAAACAGACACCAGAGAACCCATACAGGCGAACGTCCCTTTTCATGTACAgattgtgggaaaagttttgctaCGAGTGGAGTCCTTCGCGTGcatgagagaattcacacaggagaaaagccttttacttgttcagagtgtgggaaatgtttcacacaGAGAGGAGATTTTCTTTCTCACCAGAGAAACCACACAGGTgagcggcctttttcatgttcagagtgtgggaaacctTTTGCACAGAAAAGATACCTTCTTGCACACCTGAGAATTCACACAGGCGAGCGCCCTTTTAAATGTTCAGATTGTGGGAAAGGTTTTTCTGACAAGGGACAACTTTGCAAGCACCAGAGAACTCACATAGGAGAGAATTCTTTTtcctgctcagagtgtgggaagtctTTCACTCGGCAACAGAGCCTTCGTATACACCAGAGTACTCACAAAACTGAGCGTCCGtttccatgttcagagtgtgggaaatgcttcattGAGAAATCGGCTCTTGTTGCTCATAAAAGgattcacacaggtgagcgcccttatgcatgttcagagtgtgggaaacggtTCAGCGTGAAAGGAACCCTTAATGTTCACCAAAGGATTCACACAGGGGAGAGGCCTTTTTCGTGTTCTGAATGTGGGGAATGTTTTGCCTGGAAAGAAACTCTTCTGACGCATCAAAGAAAGCACGCGCAAACTGTTTGATGACCATAACGTAATGAGTAGTGGAGCTGCATAAGATTACATTCTATGTGTATAACATTCTGTATTGTAAACGTGGAATGTTTTGAAAAGCTCATCCAGTCAAGATACAAGTGATTTCTTCTGAGGCTGGGTGCAAACATTACAGAGCgtgaaaggtcgcgttttctgtcaggtgcattttttttgtgtgtttttagtgCATTCGCGTTTTttctgcatatgcgttttttctagcattttgcgtgcgtttttacgtgtttgcggttcgcatgttcaaaacgcatatgcgttttgtatgtgtttttaatgcatttttatatttcgagttatgcaaatcactaggaagacaataggaaacggaaatacatcacaaaaacatttttttttaaaaacgcatttaaaaatgcatacaaaacgcaatacattgcgttcccattgactttcattatgtgcgtttttgatttgtttttgaGTATTATGCAACGAAACCAGCGGTTTTAAAAGcgtacgcatacaaaacgcatatgcgtttttatatgcatttttcatttcggcccatagacttccaatagcggcaaaaatgcagtgttttcagcaacgcttgcgtttctgctaagtgtgcacctagcctgaaaGCTCATCTCTCTGAGGACACTAGTGATTGGTTGCGCAAATCCTCACTTTCTCCGCCCACTACAAGATACTCACTCCCCTGTAGATCTAtactttgtttgtttttatgattTGTGTTTCtcacttagggcctgattcacaaagcggtgctaacagttagcaccctggtgaaaagccctttatcacgcctaaactcagtttaggcatgataagtttaggtgtgataagtttaggcatgataggtttaggtgtgataagtttaggcatgataagtttaagcaccaactgggttagcacagcagtgcacagctgatcaaaagttttgcgctagcaaagtctggtgcacttcgcatagagtttaatggtgctgctttgcgtgcgggactttgcacgctatctacacttatctaaacttagcatgcctaaacttatcacacctaaacttatcacgcctaaacttatcacgcctaaactggcttttcgccagtgtggtgcaatggttatcacgcctaaagtctctaactgggttagcaccactttgtgaatcgagccctaagtgtAAAGATAAGCTGTGTGTTCATTTCttctgtattattttattctCTTTTGCGTAAAGAagatgaaatgaaaataaaatataacttGTGCCTGAATTCTGTCATGATCTGCCTATATGATACATGGTGGGAAGTGTAGAAGAGGATTGTGGTATGACATAagcagcttgattcactaaaggcccCTTTCATACTGGCGCGATGCATTACCCTGTTTTGCCGCAACGccacgccaatgaaagtctatgcaacGTTTCATACCTGGTTCGCTGCAATCAAATTGGAAGTAGTGAATTTGATACATGGGCAACAGCGTGTTGTCGGCAACATGCACAGCGACCAGGGGTCATGTAAGTCTGTGGCGAAACAGGTTTTTAAAAATTTTCAGCGTTTGCATTGCGGCGGGAATGCGCATTTCATATTTCAGCCACACAAAGTGAgcactagagagcctcacttcctgcttggcctgcagccagaagggagattacCGCACATTACCACGGTAATCCCCAAAGGCTGTTTATAGGATTGCGGTGCACTGCAACACTGCTACAATGCCGGTTTCCAGTGGGAAACCGGCCTCAATGTAACACGCTATCATAGCGCAAGAACATTTTAGCACGCGAGCGCTATGCATGGTCCTGTCAGCATAGCATGTGCTCTTAAGTTATGCACAATCTTTTGAAGTGTAATTAATGTAGTAGCAGccgtgctagtgaagtatcgcagtcGCGCTACAAACACATAGTGTGGCACTTCAAAGGCTCATGCATAACTTAAAgcgtaactccagtgaaaattatataataaaagaaATGCTTACATTTtagaataattatgtataaatgattaagccAGTGTTTGCtccatgtaaaatctttcctctccctgatttacattctgtcatttatcacatagtgacatttttactgctggtaggtgatgtcagtggaaggatatgctgcttgcttttttggcaggtggaaacagctgttatttcccacaatgcaacaaggctcccccagcgtgatgtcagcacctcagagCTGTAAGGCgctcacatcacactgtgggagaggtttctccacaaaatcagccatacagagccccctgataatccgtttgagaaaaggaaaatatttctcatgggaaagggggtatcagctactgattgggatgaagttcaattcttgattagggtttctctttaagagcatgTGGTATGGTGACAGGACTGTGCATAGCATTCCCTTGCTAAAATTAACTTGCGCTGTGGTAGCACGTTACATTTAGTGAATGAAGGCATTGGAGAGAATCATCTGTCCATACATTATATTAGCAAAATGTGTTCTTTGCACACAGTGGATACAatcattaaccctttgcactggAACACTCACAGCAGGCTGTTGGAACTCTAGT
This window encodes:
- the LOC137534706 gene encoding oocyte zinc finger protein XlCOF6-like — protein: MENQPSLTSPDGYSTRNPPEICTGSLYSQDCPQKDHTIPHHYQCEEQIILKVEVKQEEEETCERSDRQSTEEGEKMRTIKEEEEETCVRGDHQCMEESDLMGTTKEEEEEKSVRGDQRLTEKGAMMGTIKKEEETCMRNDQQSMDKDVIVQIVKEEKSSLHIGTDGHYVRNTLKGHHILPPGWNTGDNNITQCSPGGIPDHKLHNANYVNGSGNISDCTEYSDKSNLNNTRSRLHREDHSNELSNSTESPSNLSPLRDGDADICSENNKSSGKKIHYKNKEKTGWSPHQCSVCGKCSSSKAELLVHQRKHTGERPFVCSECGKGFTHKGGLNTHQRTHTGERPFSCPDCGKCFARSEVLRVHQRIHTGEKPFSCLECGKSFTRRGELLSHQKNHTGEYPFSCSECGKAFVHREGLNRHQRTHTGERPFSCTDCGKSFATSGVLRVHERIHTGEKPFTCSECGKCFTQRGDFLSHQRNHTGERPFSCSECGKPFAQKRYLLAHLRIHTGERPFKCSDCGKGFSDKGQLCKHQRTHIGENSFSCSECGKSFTRQQSLRIHQSTHKTERPFPCSECGKCFIEKSALVAHKRIHTGERPYACSECGKRFSVKGTLNVHQRIHTGERPFSCSECGECFAWKETLLTHQRKHAQTV